The following are from one region of the Candidatus Firestonebacteria bacterium RIFOXYD2_FULL_39_29 genome:
- a CDS encoding aminoacyl-tRNA hydrolase: protein MKLVIGLGNPGEKYLNTRHNAGFLVIDELANRLSLRVSRKECFSLLAEKKEAAYAKPQTFMNKSGDAVKCMLSKFDSTVKDLVVVYDDLDLPLGKLRVRHGGSSGGHKGVQSIIDCLADTGFTRIRLGISGEEKPKAVVDYVLSQFKKEEKETLQNSLILAADAVEFLLAGNTVEAAMNKYNG, encoded by the coding sequence ATGAAACTGGTAATTGGGCTTGGCAATCCCGGCGAGAAGTACTTAAATACGCGGCATAACGCCGGCTTTCTCGTAATTGATGAGCTTGCAAACCGGCTTAGCCTCCGGGTTTCTAGGAAGGAGTGTTTTTCCTTGCTTGCAGAAAAGAAAGAAGCGGCTTACGCAAAACCGCAAACGTTCATGAATAAAAGCGGGGATGCGGTAAAGTGCATGCTTAGTAAGTTCGACAGTACCGTAAAAGACCTTGTTGTGGTTTATGATGATCTGGATCTTCCGCTTGGCAAGCTTCGAGTCCGTCACGGCGGAAGTAGCGGCGGCCACAAAGGTGTTCAGTCTATTATTGATTGCCTGGCGGATACGGGTTTTACCCGAATTCGCCTGGGTATCTCGGGTGAAGAAAAACCAAAAGCAGTTGTAGACTATGTACTTTCCCAATTTAAAAAAGAAGAAAAAGAAACTTTGCAAAATTCGCTTATTTTGGCGGCTGATGCCGTGGAGTTTCTGCTTGCCGGTAATACAGTCGAAGCCGCAATGAACAAGTATAACGGTTAA
- a CDS encoding ribose-phosphate pyrophosphokinase (catalyzes the formation of 5-phospho-alpha-D-ribose 1-phosphate from D-ribose 5-phosphate and ATP): MLVLRNYKLKVFGGSANPELVTKICKYLHTSVGKMELKRFPDGETWVKIADNVRGADCFVVQPTCMPTNENLVELFLMIDAFKRSSARRITVVIPYYAYARQDRKDQPRVAISAKLIANLLTSAGASRIIAMDLHAAQVQGFFDIPVDHLIAEPVLAREFAKKKIPNLVIAASDMGGSKMARSFAERLGTSIAIVDKRRHHSHKVEALSLIGDVAGKNVLIPDDMISTAGTMVEAARFLQKHGAKDIYACCTHPVFSGSALEKIENSVIKEVMVTDTIPLTEQAKKIKKIKVITVSGVLGEAIKSIHNETSVTKLFR; this comes from the coding sequence ATGCTGGTTCTAAGAAACTATAAGCTGAAAGTGTTCGGTGGAAGTGCGAATCCCGAACTGGTAACAAAGATCTGCAAGTACTTGCACACTTCGGTTGGAAAGATGGAGTTAAAAAGATTTCCCGACGGCGAAACCTGGGTAAAGATCGCCGATAATGTGAGAGGCGCTGATTGTTTTGTTGTTCAACCGACTTGCATGCCGACAAATGAAAATCTGGTGGAATTATTCTTAATGATAGATGCTTTTAAGCGGTCATCGGCCAGAAGAATTACCGTGGTAATTCCATATTATGCTTATGCGAGACAGGATAGAAAAGATCAGCCGAGAGTAGCTATTTCCGCAAAACTGATAGCGAATCTTTTAACCAGTGCCGGTGCATCCCGGATTATAGCTATGGATTTACACGCAGCACAGGTGCAGGGCTTTTTTGATATACCGGTAGATCATTTGATTGCAGAACCGGTTCTTGCAAGGGAGTTTGCGAAGAAAAAAATTCCTAATCTGGTTATTGCCGCCTCGGATATGGGCGGATCTAAGATGGCGAGAAGTTTTGCCGAACGGCTTGGTACTTCAATAGCAATCGTGGACAAGAGAAGACATCATTCTCATAAAGTGGAAGCACTTTCCCTTATAGGGGATGTTGCCGGAAAGAATGTTTTAATACCTGATGATATGATATCAACGGCCGGTACCATGGTGGAAGCAGCAAGGTTTTTGCAAAAACATGGGGCAAAGGATATCTATGCCTGCTGTACTCATCCGGTATTTTCCGGCAGTGCTTTGGAAAAAATAGAGAATTCGGTTATAAAAGAAGTTATGGTAACGGATACTATTCCTTTAACGGAACAGGCGAAGAAGATTAAAAAAATAAAAGTTATAACGGTGTCGGGAGTTCTGGGAGAGGCTATAAAGAGCATTCATAACGAGACCTCTGTAACAAAATTATTCCGTTAA